In a single window of the Arachis hypogaea cultivar Tifrunner chromosome 6, arahy.Tifrunner.gnm2.J5K5, whole genome shotgun sequence genome:
- the LOC112754151 gene encoding uncharacterized protein: protein MLTRRHGRGRRRGRGRLGNAMPEATGNIPNPVDFMAALAGNMAAAMQATAEALENQINNGNNDNNGDNGPMTLSSFLKVHPPTFRGTLNPTDADNWVQAIKGALQAQQVPEEQWVGFGTYLLQGEAQHWWQGVRRILQPDGVVISWELFREEFYKKYFPSSARNAKELELLQMKQGQMTITEYTSRFEELCRFSRICQGAPEDFAEWNTLSLKEAFGATFRAL from the coding sequence atgttGACTCGCAGACACGGACGCGGACGCAGGCGAGGTAGAGGTAGACTAGGCAATGCTATGCCTGAAGCGACAGGGAATATTCCTAATCCTGTAGACTTCATGGCTGCTCTAGCAGGGAATATGGCCGCGGCGATGCAAGCAACCGCCGAAGCCCTGGAAAATCAGATAAATAATGGTAACAATGACAACAACGGCGACAATGGTCCTATGACGCTTTCTTCCTTCCTAAAGGTTCATCCTCCGACCTTTAGAGGAACCTTGAACCCTACTGATGCGGATAACTGGGTACAAGCCATTAAGGGAGCATTACAGGCTCAGCAGGTTCCTGAAGAACAGTGGGTTGGGTTTGGGACCTACCTGCTGCAAGGTGAAGctcagcattggtggcagggcGTGAGGCGCATTCTGCAGCCTGATGGGGTTGTGATCTCTTGGGAGTTATTCCGAGAAgaattctataagaaatactttcccAGTTCAGCCAGAAATGCTAAGGAACTTGAACTGCTTCAGATGAAACAAGGTCAGATGACCATCACTGAGTACACTAGCAGGTTTGAGGAACTGTGCCGTTTCTCACGGATTTGTCAGGGAGCTCCTGAGGACTTTGCTGAGTGGAATACATTAAGTTTGAAGGAGGCATTCGGAGCGACATTCAGAGCTTTGTAG